A stretch of the Sorangium aterium genome encodes the following:
- a CDS encoding DUF4150 domain-containing protein, with the protein MLAKTTAGGMCLAFPDVCLTPTPAPVPIPYPNISLHPMSVLFVPNVLVTCAPAHNMLTVAPLTMGDNPGVALGVASGMVMGPSRNVTAAFTVIVGCAPMTRLTSISIQNSTNAPGMAIVPSVTTVLVLAP; encoded by the coding sequence ATGCTCGCGAAGACGACCGCAGGGGGGATGTGCCTGGCGTTCCCGGACGTGTGCCTGACCCCGACGCCGGCCCCGGTGCCGATCCCGTACCCGAACATCTCGCTCCATCCGATGAGCGTGCTCTTCGTGCCGAACGTGCTCGTCACGTGCGCGCCTGCGCACAACATGCTGACGGTCGCGCCGCTCACGATGGGGGACAACCCGGGCGTCGCGCTCGGCGTCGCGTCCGGGATGGTGATGGGCCCGTCGCGCAACGTGACCGCGGCGTTCACGGTGATCGTCGGCTGCGCGCCCATGACGCGCCTGACGAGCATCTCGATCCAGAACAGCACGAACGCGCCGGGCATGGCCATCGTACCGAGCGTCACAACCGTCCTCGTGCTCGCGCCGTGA
- a CDS encoding DUF3540 domain-containing protein — MQSMAAREPLTVAHDDSAQDDLLAAVDLPAIERSPSPRRVPSLETGVVRGTASGLVIELGGGPVAARRAKSCLVAPDAGDRVLCAVDGDQVFVLAVLEGEAGATTRIVAEGDMKVQATGRLGLGAGDQIEIAAAREVGLFAGKLQIRAQAAAAAIEEIGLVGRSLEAHIQKAVVVAERMEVRADRLVQRAKQAFRFVEAIEQVRAGVFDLRAEGLAAVRGENTIVAARTLAKLDGEQVKIG; from the coding sequence ATGCAGAGCATGGCGGCCCGCGAGCCCCTGACGGTGGCACACGACGACAGCGCGCAGGACGACCTCCTGGCCGCTGTGGATCTGCCGGCGATCGAGCGCTCGCCCTCGCCGCGACGCGTGCCGTCGCTGGAGACGGGCGTCGTCCGGGGCACGGCGTCGGGGCTCGTGATCGAGCTCGGCGGCGGCCCGGTCGCGGCGCGGCGCGCGAAGAGCTGCCTCGTCGCGCCGGACGCGGGGGATCGGGTGCTCTGCGCGGTGGACGGCGATCAGGTCTTCGTCCTCGCGGTGCTGGAGGGCGAGGCGGGCGCGACGACGCGGATCGTCGCCGAGGGCGACATGAAGGTGCAGGCGACGGGGCGGCTCGGGCTCGGCGCCGGCGACCAGATCGAGATCGCCGCCGCCAGGGAGGTAGGGCTGTTCGCGGGCAAGCTCCAGATCCGCGCGCAGGCGGCGGCGGCGGCGATCGAGGAGATCGGGCTCGTCGGCCGGTCCCTCGAGGCGCACATCCAGAAGGCCGTCGTCGTCGCCGAGCGCATGGAGGTGCGCGCGGACCGGCTCGTCCAGCGCGCGAAGCAGGCGTTCCGCTTCGTCGAGGCGATCGAGCAGGTGCGCGCGGGGGTCTTCGATCTCCGCGCGGAGGGCCTCGCGGCGGTCCGTGGGGAGAACACGATCGTCGCCGCGCGGACGCTCGCGAAGCTCGACGGCGAGCAGGTCAAGATCGGCTGA
- a CDS encoding pentapeptide repeat-containing protein gives MNRDEVLDKVRHGDPIQAVDISGLDLTGADLSGAVFDRVRMPRAMRGALVKESTFSECDLSGVDAAGVDLHLTTFFRSRLDGATLSGARLVGASFIESTFEGAALSGAEAPVATWTTCSLERASFEGANLDRANLVEVKAGGANFSRANLEKATLYKLDLRTALLNGANLTLTTLVEAALGARAFQGTKLFRTQFMRGSVAGSSFAGCDATQCNFTGVDVSDCDFSDAILTQALFGEAIAAKARFSRAKLQNAIFERAVLAEADFSGAELVEAYLAFASCPGARFVGAKLSYADFSHCDLSGADFSQAGMFRAKLHRARRDGAKVPAGAGWLGDDEKLAAIEDWKPRRGGERDGQRA, from the coding sequence ATGAACCGCGACGAGGTGCTCGACAAGGTCCGCCACGGGGACCCGATCCAGGCTGTGGACATCTCCGGGCTCGACCTGACGGGCGCGGATCTCTCGGGCGCGGTGTTCGACCGGGTCCGGATGCCGCGCGCGATGCGGGGCGCGCTCGTCAAGGAGTCGACGTTCTCGGAGTGCGATCTGTCGGGCGTGGACGCGGCGGGCGTGGACCTGCACCTGACGACGTTCTTCCGGAGCCGCCTCGACGGGGCGACGCTCTCGGGGGCGAGGCTCGTCGGCGCGAGCTTCATCGAGTCGACGTTCGAGGGCGCGGCGCTGTCGGGCGCGGAGGCGCCCGTCGCGACCTGGACGACGTGCTCGCTCGAGCGCGCCTCGTTCGAGGGGGCGAACCTCGACCGGGCGAACCTGGTCGAGGTCAAGGCCGGCGGCGCGAACTTCTCTCGCGCGAACCTCGAGAAGGCGACGTTGTACAAGCTCGACCTGCGCACCGCGCTGCTCAACGGCGCGAACCTGACGCTCACGACGCTTGTCGAGGCGGCGCTCGGCGCGCGGGCGTTCCAGGGAACAAAGCTGTTCCGCACGCAGTTCATGCGCGGCAGCGTCGCTGGATCGAGCTTCGCGGGCTGCGACGCGACGCAATGCAACTTCACCGGGGTCGACGTGTCCGACTGCGACTTCTCCGATGCGATCCTGACGCAGGCGCTCTTCGGCGAGGCGATCGCGGCGAAGGCGCGGTTCTCGCGGGCGAAGCTGCAGAACGCCATCTTCGAGCGGGCCGTGCTCGCGGAGGCCGACTTCTCGGGGGCGGAGCTCGTCGAGGCATACCTCGCCTTCGCGTCGTGCCCGGGCGCTCGCTTCGTCGGCGCGAAGCTCTCGTACGCGGACTTCTCGCACTGCGATCTCTCGGGCGCGGACTTCTCGCAGGCAGGGATGTTCCGCGCCAAGCTGCACCGCGCTCGCCGCGACGGGGCGAAGGTGCCGGCGGGCGCAGGCTGGCTCGGCGACGACGAGAAGCTCGCCGCGATCGAGGACTGGAAGCCGCGCCGCGGCGGCGAGCGCGACGGGCAGCGCGCGTGA